In Paenibacillus algicola, a genomic segment contains:
- a CDS encoding HEAT repeat domain-containing protein, whose translation MFSNMELAYGFIYVCSGLIAAGIILLFTMKLRHQAEQKQMEAFKEKHRDYFIYLQSHLHDDVQLALPQGRLEPLERRVVEDKLIQWIERLKGESRSKLVSLCQEAGFVEAEKRMLSSLFPGKRVEAAYRLGGMRAAEAVPEMLELLQTMRYGPESIIVARAIAKSADQYEFIRAMLKQLLASGKPVQHLAADMLLETRLESAGLLRRLLQEEELGILKAALAAMWGQAVPAVVPALGRLAFNGQEDVRAEAVKLYLASNPVLKDDTISQLMSDKEWEVRAVTAKALGRIHAAGSIPLLQAALADDSWHVRHNSAESLSLLGEQGFEALCQAALGAGAAREIALSRIEQVMGSERSTQAVDQIVAFNKIKLVYESYFGISSKKAAVQMAGVGGDYSA comes from the coding sequence ATGTTTTCCAATATGGAGCTGGCATATGGATTTATTTATGTATGCAGCGGTCTGATTGCAGCCGGGATCATCCTGCTGTTCACCATGAAGCTCCGGCACCAGGCGGAGCAGAAGCAGATGGAGGCCTTCAAAGAGAAGCACCGCGATTATTTCATCTACCTCCAGTCTCACCTGCATGATGATGTACAGCTGGCGCTGCCGCAAGGAAGGCTGGAGCCGCTGGAACGAAGAGTTGTCGAGGATAAATTGATACAATGGATTGAACGACTTAAGGGAGAGAGCCGCAGCAAGCTGGTTTCGCTGTGTCAGGAAGCCGGCTTTGTAGAGGCAGAAAAAAGAATGCTGTCCAGCCTGTTTCCCGGAAAAAGAGTGGAAGCAGCATACCGCCTGGGCGGCATGCGTGCCGCCGAAGCCGTACCGGAGATGCTGGAGCTGCTTCAGACAATGAGGTACGGCCCGGAGAGCATCATTGTGGCCAGGGCGATTGCGAAGAGCGCTGACCAGTATGAGTTCATCCGGGCAATGCTGAAGCAGCTGCTGGCATCCGGGAAGCCGGTGCAGCATCTGGCAGCAGATATGTTGCTGGAGACCCGGCTGGAATCTGCCGGGCTGCTTCGCAGGCTGCTGCAGGAGGAGGAGCTTGGAATACTCAAGGCCGCGCTGGCTGCAATGTGGGGACAGGCTGTGCCTGCCGTAGTTCCTGCGCTGGGACGTCTGGCCTTTAACGGGCAAGAGGACGTGCGGGCGGAGGCAGTCAAGCTGTATCTGGCCTCCAACCCGGTCCTGAAGGACGATACCATTTCCCAGCTGATGAGCGATAAGGAATGGGAGGTTCGAGCTGTGACCGCCAAAGCCCTCGGGCGCATCCACGCCGCCGGCAGCATTCCGCTGCTCCAGGCCGCACTGGCCGACGACAGCTGGCATGTGCGGCATAACAGCGCTGAGAGCCTGTCTCTGCTCGGAGAGCAGGGGTTTGAGGCGCTGTGTCAGGCGGCGCTGGGAGCGGGTGCTGCCCGCGAGATTGCACTGTCCCGGATTGAGCAGGTCATGGGATCAGAGCGGTCGACTCAGGCCGTGGATCAGATTGTTGCCTTTAACAAGATCAAGCTCGTTTACGAAAGCTACTTCGGCATATCTTCGAAAAAAGCAGCCGTGCAGATGGCCGGCGTAGGAGGCGATTATTCTGCTTAG